The sequence CCGTCCCTGTGGTCTATTGCAATTCCCTCGGTGGCAACGACCAACTCGTCTTCGATGGTCACTCGATGGTCGTGGATGCATCGGGAAATGTCGTTTCACAGTTCGCCGGTTTCGCGGATGAGTGCCGGGTGGTCGATCCCTTCTCTGCCGGTGGGATCGAAGTCCTCAAGACCTGTGACTCCCAACAGCTCTACGACGCCCTCGTGCTCGGCCTCCGCGATTACACCTCGAAATGTGGTTTTTCCACTGTCTGCCTCGGCCTCAGCGGCGGGATCGACTCCGCCCTCACCGCCGTCATCGCCGCAGATGCGCTGGGGCCGGAAAATGTGCGCGGCCTGACCATGCCCAGCCCATACTCATCCCGGGGCAGCGTGGAGGATTCCTTCGCACTCGCGGAAATGATCGGCATCCGCTGCGATGAGGTCTCCATCTCCGCCGCATTCGATGCGGTGAAGCATTCCATGGCACCCATTTTCGAGGGCAAGGCCGAGGATGTGACCGAGGAAAACATGCAGGCTCGCCTGCGCGGGCTTTTCCTCATGGCGCTCTCCAACAAGGACAACCACCTCCTCCTCACCACAGGCAACAAGAGCGAGCTCGCCGTCGGCTACTGCACGATCTACGGCGACATGTGCGGAGGGCTCGCCGCCATTTCCGACCTCCCCAAGACCAAGGTCTTCGAGGTGGCGAAATGGGTGAACCGCAATGGTGAGCGCATCCCCTGGAACACGATCAACAAGCCCCCCAGCGCCGAGCTCCGCCCCGACCAGAAAGACCAGGACACCCTTCCGGAATACGATGTCCTCGATGCCATCCTCGAACTCTACGTCGAGCAACACCTTGGCGCGGAAGAGATCGTCGAGCGCGGCTTCGAGGAGGCCATGGTTCGCTGGATCCAGCGCCGCGTCGATCTGAACGAGTGGAAACGCCAGCAGGCCGCGCCGGGTATCCGCGTCACCACCAAGGCCTTCGGCATGGGCCGGCGCATGCCCATCGTGCAGAGGTTTCTGTGAAGCGGGTTGCAAATCCCGGGCCAGCCCCTACCTTGCGCCCAACATGAACACCACCCAGCCCAAGATCACAGCCTACCTGAAAACCTTCTGCGGATGGAGCGAGGGAGTCCGCGCCATCATGCGCAAGTATGAACTGCCCTTCGAGGAAAAGGACATCATCAAGAACCCCGCCTTCCGCTGGGAGATGGAGCAGCGCAGCGGCCAGCCGCTCTCCCCCTGCGTCGAGATCAACGGAATCATGCTGCCCGATGTCAGCGGTGAGGAAGTCGAGAAATGGATGTTGGAAAACGGGGTCGTCACCGAAAACGAAGTCCAGCCCGACGCCCCGATCGACTCGGCCTGCACCGACGAGCAGCATGAGGCGATGGCCGCCGGTAGGCTGCCGCTTCCCGGGAAGATCAAGTTCTTCGATTGATCGCCGCTAGAGCGCGAGCCGGTGCCTCACCTCCGGCGGGGTGTCTGCGTTTTTGCCCAGCTCTATGGCATGGAAGCTGGCCCAGTTGGGGGCCGGATGGGTCAGGCTCTGGAATTGCGCGATGGATTTCCTGTCATCCAGCCCGCCTTCCAGCATGAGCGGCTTCGCGAGGTGGGTCAGGTAGCTGCCCTGGTTGGAAAAGACCCTGGGCATGAATCCCAAAGACCCGGCGGCATGCGCGAGATCGGTGAAATCCACATGCGCGGTGATGTCTTTTTCCCCGGGCGCCTCCAGCGCATCCTCGCCGGCCTTGTGGCTGGAAAAGGTGCGGAGCGTGCCGGTGGTGCGGTGGCGGTCGTAGTATTCCGGGGCGGCGAATCCGTAGTCGGTGAAGAGCATGGTGCCGCCTTCCATGCCGGCCGCGATGGGTGTCAGGAAATCCAGGAAGTTTGTCCGCATCTCCGTGCGGTAGCCTTCCGGGAAATCATTTCCCAGCTCCACTAGCCGTGCTGACAATGCGCTTCCCTCCTCGATTTCCCTCGGCCTGTAGCCCAGTTGGCCGCCGGTGGCCACAACGTGGAGTTCCATCCATTTCCCGGAGCGCATTTCGATGAGATGGAAGGGCAGGGCATCGAGGATCTCGTTGCCGAACGCGAAGCCGGGAAGCGGCTCGGCTGCGAGTCCGCCCGGATCCGCAACGATGTTCAGCTTTTCCGTGAACTCCGCAAGCCGCTCCGCCTGAAGGTTGCGCAGCAGCGGCAGGGGCTCCGCGATGGCATACCGGAGGGCATCCCATGCATCGGGGCGGATTCCGCGGAGTTCGCCAAGGATGTCGGCGGCGAGCTTCCCGTCGTGCGCACCGATCTCAAGGATACGCCAAGCGCCGGGACGCCCCGCATCATCCCAGCCTGCGGCGAAACGGCGGGCCAGAAGCCTCCCGAAGAGATCGCCGACGCTGACGCTGGTGTAAAAATCGCCCCCGCGCCCGACCTGCCCGCCGGTTTTCGCGTAGTATCCGAGTTCCGGATCGTAGAGCGCCATTTCCAGATATTCCGGAAATGGCATCGCTCCCCGTTCCGTGATCATCGCATGCAAGGAAGGGGTTGCCGAGACATCTGGATTCGGGTAGTTCTGTGGGCGCAAAGAGTCGCCGGAAGGCGTCTTGGGATCGGCATCGGGCATGGCGGAAAACAGGAGCAACTACCGGAGGAAGGGCGGCAAGCGCCGTTTCTACAAGCGCAAAACCTTTTGGATTGTGAGCTTCATGCTTGTTCTGGTCGCGGGGGTTTTCGGATTGCTGTTTGCGGAGCAATACACCCGTGAATACCGCGAAAGGGCGGCCCGCTACGATCTCTCCCAGATCAACAAGATCGAGGTGCCCAGCGTGATCCAGGATCGCAGCGGAAAGGAGATAGGGCGCATCTTCGTCCAGAACCGCAGCATCATCCCGGTCGGCGAGGTTCCTGAGCTTTTCATCGATGCGCTCCGGGCCGGCGAGGACCAGCGTTTCTATACGCACGGCGGGGTTGACTACTTCGGGGTTGCCAGGGCGGCGAAGGATTGGCTCCAGGAAGGGCAGGCGGTGTCGGGCGCGAGCACGATCACCCAGCAGCTAGCCCGGAACGCTTATCCCCTCAAGCAGGATGCGATGGCCAAGGGCGAGGGCGGGCTGCAGCGCAAAATGGTGGAAGCCTTCCTCGCGATGCGCATCGAGGAGAGGTATTCCAAGCCGGAGATCCTCGGTTTCTATCTCAACAGGATCTATTTCGGAAGCGGCTTCTACGGGATCAAGTCCGCCTCGCTCGGCTACTTCGGCAAGCCGCCGGAAGATCTCACCCTGGCGGAGTGCGCGACGATCGTGGGACTGATCAAGAACCCTACGAAAAACTCGCCTCTCAACAACATCGCCGCCAGCACCAAGGCGCGCAACATGGTGCTTACCCGAATGCGGGATGAGGGGATGATTTCCGGTAAGGAAATGGCCGCCGCCCAGGCGGAGGCCATGGTCATCTCGCCGGATCCCTTGCGGCGCGGCACTTCCCACCTCTACGAGCGCATCGCGGACAGCGTCGGCAGGGCCTTGGGTGCGGATGCGCTGGCGGCGGGGGGCTTTACGATCCACACCACCATTTCCGCAGAGGCGCAGGACGCTGCGGAGAAAGCCTTGGCTGTCTCGCTGGCGGATGCGGAAAAGCACCCCGGATTCACCCGCCAGAAATACAGGGACTACGACCGAAAGGCCGGCGGCATGGCACCCGAGTATCTCCAGGGAGCCGTGTTCATGGTGGATCACAGGACCGGTGAGGTGCTCGCGCATGTCGGCGGGCGGGACTATGCGGAGGTGCCCTTCGATTTCATCGAGATGGGGAAACGGCCTCTTGGCACCGCGTTTTTCCCTTTCCTCTATTCCGCCGCCCTTGCCGACAAGCATACCCCGGCATCCC comes from Akkermansiaceae bacterium and encodes:
- a CDS encoding NAD+ synthase, which gives rise to MKVGIAQINAVVGDFPGNAKRILAAYRECLEKGAELVVTPEMSLVGYPPRDLVFKSQFVPKCLQALDYLADEIKDVPLLVGYVDHHEGKVGKPYRNAAAWLEKGGIKAKFWKTLLPTYDVFDERRYFEPGEFCEPFTWQGKRIGVTICEDIWTEDYLQRPFYDRDPVEELTARGVDLLINLSASPFHLGKPENRRKMLGDVAREAAVPVVYCNSLGGNDQLVFDGHSMVVDASGNVVSQFAGFADECRVVDPFSAGGIEVLKTCDSQQLYDALVLGLRDYTSKCGFSTVCLGLSGGIDSALTAVIAADALGPENVRGLTMPSPYSSRGSVEDSFALAEMIGIRCDEVSISAAFDAVKHSMAPIFEGKAEDVTEENMQARLRGLFLMALSNKDNHLLLTTGNKSELAVGYCTIYGDMCGGLAAISDLPKTKVFEVAKWVNRNGERIPWNTINKPPSAELRPDQKDQDTLPEYDVLDAILELYVEQHLGAEEIVERGFEEAMVRWIQRRVDLNEWKRQQAAPGIRVTTKAFGMGRRMPIVQRFL
- a CDS encoding glutaredoxin, whose protein sequence is MNTTQPKITAYLKTFCGWSEGVRAIMRKYELPFEEKDIIKNPAFRWEMEQRSGQPLSPCVEINGIMLPDVSGEEVEKWMLENGVVTENEVQPDAPIDSACTDEQHEAMAAGRLPLPGKIKFFD
- a CDS encoding SAM-dependent methyltransferase — encoded protein: MITERGAMPFPEYLEMALYDPELGYYAKTGGQVGRGGDFYTSVSVGDLFGRLLARRFAAGWDDAGRPGAWRILEIGAHDGKLAADILGELRGIRPDAWDALRYAIAEPLPLLRNLQAERLAEFTEKLNIVADPGGLAAEPLPGFAFGNEILDALPFHLIEMRSGKWMELHVVATGGQLGYRPREIEEGSALSARLVELGNDFPEGYRTEMRTNFLDFLTPIAAGMEGGTMLFTDYGFAAPEYYDRHRTTGTLRTFSSHKAGEDALEAPGEKDITAHVDFTDLAHAAGSLGFMPRVFSNQGSYLTHLAKPLMLEGGLDDRKSIAQFQSLTHPAPNWASFHAIELGKNADTPPEVRHRLAL
- a CDS encoding penicillin-binding protein, which produces MAENRSNYRRKGGKRRFYKRKTFWIVSFMLVLVAGVFGLLFAEQYTREYRERAARYDLSQINKIEVPSVIQDRSGKEIGRIFVQNRSIIPVGEVPELFIDALRAGEDQRFYTHGGVDYFGVARAAKDWLQEGQAVSGASTITQQLARNAYPLKQDAMAKGEGGLQRKMVEAFLAMRIEERYSKPEILGFYLNRIYFGSGFYGIKSASLGYFGKPPEDLTLAECATIVGLIKNPTKNSPLNNIAASTKARNMVLTRMRDEGMISGKEMAAAQAEAMVISPDPLRRGTSHLYERIADSVGRALGADALAAGGFTIHTTISAEAQDAAEKALAVSLADAEKHPGFTRQKYRDYDRKAGGMAPEYLQGAVFMVDHRTGEVLAHVGGRDYAEVPFDFIEMGKRPLGTAFFPFLYSAALADKHTPASPLEDEPMDNRAVMVGGREGILGEWGMEVPSPKYEGWTTLRNAFENSKIAATVRLGSEIGIQRIIDAAVSFGFSMKGSKPLPRVSVGWEPASLKEAVTAMSTFPLGGRRGPAKFHYIDRIEDADGLVVYRRAKSANPPGRLLDEGVAWQMHSMMAGGMKDGSARGLAGSLIEKPFSGAGKGGTTHDFSDAWFLGYNGRVTCGVWTGFLQGSSDPIYPGAFSRDLAMPVWAAAMNAVTPAFGGKAIEKPDSIVDVEICSVSGQRATEFCQELVEDVASGTVKSVRTVRMEGFREGADKLPFCGLHSGGGAAEIDSGLALSHLPALDTLPIRPKAAVLLGEDPYHSELPSYAPAGSARSGMRGGTNVLDSLELENFDEEIRMRRPPRLEIQPD